The following proteins come from a genomic window of Bacteroidota bacterium:
- a CDS encoding transketolase, producing the protein MHKLEKIATQVRRDILRMVTNAKSGHPGGSIGCADFLTVLYFDHLNINPKNFTMDGAGEDIFFLSNGHLSPLWYSVLARRGFFTVEELKTFRIYGSRLQGHPTNHNNLAGIRIASGSLGQGISNAAGAALSKKLNEDSGIIYSLHGDGELQEGQNWEALMFAAQHKIDNMIITIDYNKKQIDGSIDDVVSLGNLKNKIDSFGWITLEMDGHNIPEISKTLKKAVDMTGNKKPICIIMNSTMGKGVDFMEDDHKWHGSPLSEEQLAEALTQLDETIGDF; encoded by the coding sequence ATGCACAAATTAGAAAAAATTGCCACTCAAGTACGTAGAGATATTTTACGAATGGTTACAAATGCAAAATCAGGACACCCCGGTGGTTCAATTGGATGTGCTGATTTTTTAACTGTTCTTTACTTTGACCATTTAAATATTAATCCTAAAAATTTCACAATGGATGGTGCAGGAGAAGATATTTTCTTTTTATCAAATGGGCATCTTTCTCCTTTATGGTACAGCGTTTTAGCACGAAGAGGTTTTTTTACTGTTGAAGAATTAAAAACTTTTAGAATTTACGGCTCACGATTGCAAGGGCATCCTACAAATCATAATAATTTAGCTGGAATAAGAATTGCATCAGGTTCCTTGGGTCAGGGAATTAGTAATGCTGCCGGTGCTGCTTTATCAAAAAAATTAAATGAAGATTCAGGGATAATTTATTCACTTCATGGTGATGGTGAGTTGCAGGAAGGACAAAACTGGGAAGCACTTATGTTTGCGGCACAGCACAAAATAGATAATATGATTATTACAATAGATTACAACAAAAAACAAATCGATGGTTCCATTGATGATGTTGTTAGTCTTGGCAATTTGAAAAATAAAATTGATAGTTTTGGATGGATAACCCTTGAAATGGATGGACATAACATTCCTGAAATTTCCAAAACATTGAAAAAAGCAGTTGACATGACAGGAAATAAAAAGCCTATATGTATAATCATGAATTCCACTATGGGAAAGGGAGTTGATTTTATGGAAGATGATCACAAGTGGCATGGTTCCCCATTAAGCGAAGAACAATTGGCGGAAGCCTTGACTCAGTTGGACGAAACAATTGGTGATTTTTAA